The Candida orthopsilosis Co 90-125, chromosome 7 draft sequence genome has a window encoding:
- a CDS encoding Pet18 protein (S. cerevisiae homolog PET18 localizes to cytosol) has translation MTYLQQLIDKNKEEYNRATRHPLTNELCQGTLSDSRLYVYLTQDLKFFNYSLNLLGKTLALCDDPNSSVRLAKQIGFLAEDENMYFADILNELESQDLSSVSKMRNESIILPQVTQYIEYLKYLINDSSSYSELITFCFVMEKVYLEWVQYNQENNNIAKNLPKKFQTWIDLHSGDHFIKWVQFLNNEVERCLKLEAGEDENSTKIYESTFVKSLKLESDFFEACYSYKE, from the coding sequence ATGACTTACCTTCAACAGTTAATTGACAAGAACAAAGAGGAATACAACAGAGCAACAAGACATCCACTCACAAATGAGTTGTGCCAAGGTACCCTTTCTGATAGTAGATTGTACGTTTACCTCACCCAagatttaaaatttttcaactacAGTCTCAACCTACTCGGAAAAACGTTGGCCTTATGTGATGACCCTAACTCATCAGTAAGATTAGCCAAACAGATTGGGTTCCTTGCAGAGGATGAAAATATGTATTTTGCCGATATATTGAATGAGTTGGAGAGCCAAGACCTTTCTTCTGTTTCTAAAATGAGAAATGAGTCGATCATTTTACCACAAGTTACTCAATATATTGAATACTTGAAATACTTGATCAACGACTCATCCTCATATTCGGAATTGATTACTTTCTGTTTTGTTATGGAAAAAGTGTACTTGGAATGGGTCCAATATAACCAAGAGAACAACAATATTGCTAAGAACTTGCCTaaaaagtttcaaacaTGGATTGACTTACATAGTGGTGACCATTTCATTAAATGGGTTcagtttttgaataatgaaGTCGAACGTTGTCTTAAATTAGAGGCCGGTGAAGACGAAAACTCTACCAAAATTTACGAATCGACATTCGTCAAATCCTTGAAATTAGAAAGTGATTTTTTTGAGGCATGTTATTCGTATAAGGAATAA
- a CDS encoding Thi13 protein (protein similar to S. cerevisiae Thi13p which is involved in synthesis of the thiamine precursor hydroxymethylpyrimidine), translating to MSTNKITFLLNWEPTPYHIPVFLAQTKGYFKKEGLDVAILEPSNPSDVTELIGSGKVDMGLKAMVHTLAAKARGFPVTSIGSLLDEPFTGVCYLEGSGITPDFQSLKGKRIGYVGEFGKIQIDELTKHYGMTPDDYTAVRCGMNVAKYILEGSIDCGIGIECIQQVELEEALKKQGKNPNDAKMLRIDKLAELGCCCFCTILYIANDKFIAENPEKIKAFLKAIKSATDFVLANPKQAWEEYGNFKPQMTSELNRKKFERCFAYFSDSLYNVHRDWNKVNNYGKRLEILPDDYKPNYTNEYLSWPEPKEVEDPTKAQELMLKHQEECKACGGYRRLVLTGV from the coding sequence ATGTCTACTAACAAAATCACGTTCTTACTCAATTGGGAACCAACTCCTTACCACATTCCAGTCTTTTTAGCCCAAACTAAAGGCTActtcaaaaaagaagggTTGGATGTTGCTATCCTTGAACCATCCAACCCATCCGATGTTACAGAATTGATTGGTTCTGGTAAAGTTGATATGGGTTTGAAGGCTATGGTTCATACATTGGCTGCTAAAGCTAGAGGTTTTCCAGTTACCTCAATTGGTTCATTATTAGATGAACCATTCACTGGTGTTTGCTACTTGGAAGGTTCAGGTATCACTCCTGATTTCCAATCTCTCAAGGGAAAGCGTATTGGTTACGTTGgtgaatttggaaaaattcaaattgatgaattgacaAAGCATTATGGTATGACTCCAGATGACTACACTGCTGTTAGATGTGGTATGAATGTTGCCAAGTACATTTTGGAAGGTAGCATTGATTGTGGTATTGGTATTGAATGTATCcaacaagttgaattggaagaagcCTTGAAGAAGCAAGGTAAGAACCCAAATGACGCCAAAATGTTaagaattgataaattggcTGAATTGGGATGCTGCTGTTTCTGTACCATCTTGTACATTGCCAATGACAAGTTTATTGCAGAAAACCCAGAAAAAATCAAGGCTTTCTTGAAGGCTATCAAGTCTGCCACAGACTTCGTTTTGGCCAACCCTAAACAAGCTTGGGAAGAATATGGTAACTTTAAACCACAAATGACATCTGAGTTGAACAGGAAGAAGTTTGAAAGATGCTTTGCTTACTTTTCTGATTCATTATACAATGTTCACCGTGATTGGaacaaagtcaacaatTACGGTAAGagattggaaattttgcCAGATGACTACAAGCCAAACTACACCAATGAGTACTTGTCGTGGCCAGAACCCAAGGAGGTTGAAGATCCAACGAAGGCTCAAGAACTTATGCTTAAGCACCAGGAAGAATGTAAGGCTTGTGGTGGTTACAGAAGATTGGTTCTCACCGGCGTTTAG